The sequence ACGGATTCGGTAAAGAGGGCGGCCGAGGCCATAGCCGCAGCCGACGCGATACTCATAGGCGCGGGCGCCGGGATGGGCGTGGACTCGGGCCTCCCGGACTTCAGGGGCGACGAGGGTTTCTGGAAGGCCTACCCCCCGTTAAAACACCTCGGCATATCGTTCGTCGAGATGGCCAACCCGGTCTGGTTTATGGATAAGCCCGAGATGGCCTGGGCCTTCTACGGACACCGGCTTAACCTCTACCGCGAAACCGTCCCGCACCAAGGTTTTTCCCTCTTGAACTCCTGGGCTTCGGGCAAGCAGGGCGGTTCTTTCGTCTTCACCTCGAACGTGGACGGCCAGTTCCAGCGGGCGGGCTTTGCCGAGGAAAAAATCTACGAGTGCCACGGCTCCATACACCACCTGCAGTGCCTCGAGGGGTGCGACGGCGAGGTCCGGCCCGCCGAGGGGGTCTATATAGACGTAAACCTCGATGATATGACCGTAGCGGGAGAGATTCCGGCGTGCGCCTCCTGCGGCTCGGTCACGAGGCCCAATATCTTGATGTTCAACGACTGGTCGTGGCTCCCGCAGAGG comes from Thermodesulfobacteriota bacterium and encodes:
- a CDS encoding Sir2 family NAD-dependent protein deacetylase — translated: MDRTDSVKRAAEAIAAADAILIGAGAGMGVDSGLPDFRGDEGFWKAYPPLKHLGISFVEMANPVWFMDKPEMAWAFYGHRLNLYRETVPHQGFSLLNSWASGKQGGSFVFTSNVDGQFQRAGFAEEKIYECHGSIHHLQCLEGCDGEVRPAEGVYIDVNLDDMTVAGEIPACASCGSVTRPNILMFNDWSWLPQRTNAQEERLGQWLDNIGGGGKGKLAIVECGAGTAVPTVRMSCQAFAARYDARLIRINPREPHGPDGTISIDTPALEGLRLIDEEIKSP